The following are encoded in a window of Rhizobium sp. 11515TR genomic DNA:
- a CDS encoding MerR family transcriptional regulator, which produces MLTIGDLSRHTGVKVPTIRYYEQMGLISEPERSEGNQRRYSKADLDRLAFIRHGRDLGLTIDAIKELISLSQHPDRPCVGADRIAKEHLDDVRTKIARLKKLEHELERIVSHCDGHSIEDCYVIRALSDHGLCEHEH; this is translated from the coding sequence ATGCTGACCATCGGCGATCTATCGAGACATACTGGCGTGAAAGTGCCGACAATCCGCTATTACGAGCAGATGGGCCTGATCTCGGAACCGGAACGCAGCGAAGGCAATCAACGACGTTATTCCAAAGCCGATCTCGATCGCCTCGCCTTTATCAGACACGGCCGCGACCTCGGACTGACGATCGATGCCATCAAGGAGCTGATTTCACTCAGCCAGCATCCGGACCGCCCCTGCGTCGGTGCCGACCGCATCGCCAAGGAGCATCTGGATGACGTTCGCACCAAGATCGCGCGGCTGAAGAAGCTCGAGCACGAATTGGAGCGCATCGTCTCGCATTGCGACGGCCACAGCATCGAGGACTGCTACGTCATCCGTGCGCTCTCCGATCACGGCCTGTGCGAACACGAGCACTGA
- a CDS encoding GNAT family N-acetyltransferase produces MLDDSDISLLRPPVITIRNAQPRDLPELNDMIRLLAAHHGDPSGTTPEQLERDLFGPVPWITALVAEGEQGLIGYAILVPLYKAQEGQRGMDLHHLFVRDGHRGHGVGQHLVDRARDIARKAGCSYLSVGAATGNFQAHRFYENMDFKPRPVTGMRYLQALA; encoded by the coding sequence ATGCTAGACGATAGCGACATCTCACTTCTCCGCCCCCCTGTCATCACCATCCGCAACGCGCAGCCGCGTGACCTGCCTGAACTCAACGACATGATCCGGCTGCTGGCCGCCCACCACGGCGACCCCTCCGGCACGACGCCAGAGCAGCTTGAGCGCGATCTCTTCGGCCCCGTGCCCTGGATCACGGCGCTTGTCGCCGAAGGCGAGCAAGGGCTGATCGGCTACGCCATCCTCGTGCCGCTCTACAAGGCGCAAGAGGGCCAGCGCGGCATGGATCTGCATCATCTCTTCGTGCGCGACGGTCATCGCGGCCATGGCGTTGGACAGCATCTCGTCGACCGCGCCCGCGATATCGCCCGCAAGGCCGGCTGCAGCTACCTTTCGGTCGGCGCCGCGACGGGCAATTTCCAAGCCCATCGTTTCTATGAAAACATGGATTTCAAGCCGCGCCCGGTCACCGGCATGCGCTACCTTCAGGCTCTCGCCTGA
- a CDS encoding C39 family peptidase: MTLAVVAEGAQSALLKDPLWASSGASSIEDYARWAGNLCGMACLKMVLAARTGKTIPIMDLAMGCREYGGYVEEADGRIKGLIYAPFVPFVRDRFDLNARIVTGISVNDVADILMQSEFFIASVHHSIRWPETEPPAKGGHLVLVTSADGNSIRFHNPSGHVDATRENAEMPLEVFERFFAGRGIAIDH; the protein is encoded by the coding sequence ATGACATTGGCGGTCGTCGCCGAGGGCGCACAATCAGCCTTGCTGAAGGACCCGCTCTGGGCGTCATCCGGCGCAAGCAGCATCGAGGATTATGCCCGCTGGGCCGGCAATCTTTGCGGCATGGCCTGCCTGAAGATGGTGCTCGCCGCCCGCACCGGCAAAACCATCCCGATCATGGATCTGGCCATGGGTTGTAGGGAGTATGGCGGCTATGTCGAGGAGGCAGATGGCCGGATCAAAGGATTGATCTATGCGCCCTTCGTCCCGTTCGTGCGGGATCGCTTCGATCTGAATGCCCGGATCGTTACCGGGATTTCCGTCAATGACGTCGCGGATATCCTCATGCAGTCGGAGTTTTTCATCGCGTCGGTGCATCATTCGATCCGCTGGCCAGAGACCGAGCCGCCGGCCAAGGGCGGCCATCTCGTGCTGGTAACATCTGCCGACGGAAACAGCATCCGCTTCCACAATCCCTCCGGCCACGTCGATGCGACGCGCGAGAATGCGGAGATGCCGTTGGAGGTGTTCGAGAGGTTCTTTGCAGGCCGCGGGATCGCCATCGATCACTGA
- a CDS encoding class I SAM-dependent methyltransferase, translating into MEQRFTFDGVASLYNTSRPLYPAALFADVIDFAGLEAKDQVLEIGCGSGQATEGFARRGLSILALDPGAELIAVARERLAEFPRVRFEQTTFEAWPGKPESFRLIFAAQSFHWVSPELRFAATAALLAPEGTLAVFGNVPMKPEPPLSDKFAGIYACHAPQFAGPPVEAWYLPDGPIARELRQSDHFGAPAHHSYSWRRSHTAQSYTDLLRTLSSYRLLSEDRREALLFELADAINARGGVFELHYETHLYLARRAGAA; encoded by the coding sequence TTGGAACAGCGGTTCACATTCGATGGCGTCGCCAGCCTCTACAATACTTCCCGCCCACTCTATCCAGCGGCGCTTTTTGCCGATGTCATCGATTTTGCCGGGCTGGAAGCCAAGGATCAGGTCCTCGAAATCGGCTGCGGCAGCGGACAGGCGACAGAGGGCTTTGCCCGCCGTGGCCTCTCCATTCTCGCGCTTGATCCCGGCGCGGAACTGATTGCGGTTGCCCGGGAAAGATTGGCGGAATTTCCGCGAGTGCGCTTCGAGCAAACCACCTTCGAAGCATGGCCGGGCAAGCCGGAGAGCTTCAGGCTGATATTCGCGGCACAATCCTTCCATTGGGTTTCGCCGGAACTGCGCTTCGCTGCGACGGCTGCTCTCCTGGCGCCGGAAGGAACACTCGCCGTCTTCGGCAATGTGCCGATGAAGCCGGAACCGCCACTATCCGACAAGTTCGCGGGGATCTACGCCTGCCATGCCCCGCAGTTTGCCGGCCCGCCCGTGGAGGCATGGTATCTGCCTGATGGCCCTATTGCTCGGGAGCTGCGGCAGTCCGACCACTTCGGAGCTCCGGCGCACCACTCTTATTCCTGGCGCCGGTCGCACACGGCGCAGAGCTATACTGATCTTTTGCGGACGCTTTCAAGCTACCGGCTTTTGAGCGAGGATCGGAGAGAGGCGCTGCTTTTCGAGCTTGCCGATGCCATCAACGCGCGTGGTGGCGTATTTGAATTGCACTATGAAACCCATCTCTATCTCGCCCGACGCGCAGGCGCGGCTTGA
- the dmeR gene encoding Ni(II)/Co(II)-sensing transcriptional repressor DmeR: MSHTIRQQAKLLSRVRRLKGQMEAVERALESERPCGEILQLLASIRGALTGLTGEVLEDHLQEHVLHAESEGARRRAVDEIADVLKTYLR; this comes from the coding sequence ATGTCCCATACCATCCGTCAGCAAGCCAAGCTCCTTTCACGCGTCCGGCGCCTCAAAGGGCAGATGGAAGCGGTGGAGCGGGCGCTCGAGTCCGAGCGTCCCTGCGGGGAAATCTTGCAGTTGCTGGCCTCCATTCGCGGCGCCCTGACGGGGCTAACCGGGGAGGTTCTGGAAGACCATCTGCAGGAGCATGTGTTGCATGCCGAAAGCGAAGGGGCCCGCCGTCGGGCGGTCGACGAGATTGCCGACGTGCTGAAGACCTATCTGCGGTGA
- a CDS encoding cytochrome c, giving the protein MMARFVRWLLCLFGVIILGCGAVYVITAPSPLPASHWANLGDPDVKNGQMVFWAGGCTSCHAAPGAQGDAKLVLSGGLALTSPFGTFHVPNISPDEKAGLGTWTLADFGNAMKRGVGKNGEHLYPSFPYGSYTRMSDKDINDLWAFLKTLPKSDNVAPPHELPFPFNIRLALGGWKFLYLNDQPRVVLASADEKVKRGQYLVEGPGHCGECHTPRDSLGGFVSGQWLAGAPNPEGRGQIPDITPGSKAIGSWSAGDIATYLETGFTPDYDSAGGSMAEVQQNIAHLPAADREAVAAYLKALPAK; this is encoded by the coding sequence GTGATGGCGCGGTTTGTCCGGTGGTTGCTTTGTCTGTTCGGCGTGATCATTCTTGGCTGTGGCGCCGTCTATGTCATCACCGCGCCGTCGCCTTTGCCGGCGAGTCATTGGGCCAATCTCGGCGATCCCGACGTCAAGAACGGGCAGATGGTTTTCTGGGCGGGCGGCTGCACGAGCTGTCATGCGGCTCCCGGCGCGCAGGGTGACGCCAAGCTGGTGCTTTCGGGCGGTCTGGCGCTGACGAGCCCCTTCGGCACTTTCCATGTGCCGAATATCTCGCCGGATGAGAAAGCCGGGCTCGGAACCTGGACGCTTGCCGATTTCGGCAATGCCATGAAGCGCGGCGTCGGCAAAAACGGCGAGCACCTCTACCCATCCTTTCCCTACGGCTCCTATACCCGTATGAGCGACAAGGACATCAACGATCTCTGGGCTTTCCTGAAGACGCTGCCGAAGAGCGACAATGTCGCTCCGCCGCATGAGCTGCCTTTTCCCTTCAATATTCGGCTGGCGCTCGGCGGCTGGAAGTTCCTCTATCTCAACGACCAGCCGCGCGTTGTGCTCGCCAGTGCCGATGAGAAGGTCAAGCGCGGGCAATATCTCGTGGAAGGGCCGGGACATTGCGGCGAATGCCACACGCCGCGCGACAGCCTCGGCGGCTTCGTAAGCGGCCAATGGCTGGCGGGAGCGCCCAATCCGGAGGGTAGGGGGCAGATCCCCGATATCACGCCCGGCTCGAAGGCCATCGGCAGCTGGAGCGCCGGCGACATCGCCACCTACCTTGAAACCGGCTTTACGCCGGACTACGACTCCGCCGGCGGCTCGATGGCCGAAGTCCAGCAGAACATCGCCCATCTGCCGGCAGCCGACCGCGAGGCGGTCGCGGCCTACCTGAAGGCGCTGCCGGCGAAGTAA